The genomic DNA TTCGCCCATTACCTGGACCAAATTCCAAGACATCACTATTTTCTTTGATTTGTGCTACGATTTTCCCAACACTGGTACTCTCGTCTGTTTCCATTTCAAAATCATACTTCATCTTTTGTCGTATCCTTCCATTTATGATCTAAGATGACAATTCCTTCTCCGGCATAACGACCGGTAATAAACATCGTCACGTATTTTGTTTTGTAGACTAATGGGACTGTTGCATGTTCCTCAAAGAAAGCAATATCAAAATAATATTCACCTGTTAATAATGACATTTTTTCATATTCTAAATAAAAAACATTCCGTCCTTTTTTCCAAGGAATTTGCACGCCATCTAACAACGTATTTAAGCCACAGACATAATGATTGTCCACTGTTCGAATAGCGACCCCACAAACAGGCTTCTTAATTTGGTCATTTTTGACAGTATATTCAATTTTTACAATCACTTTTTCATCTTGCGTTACCATTTCTAATGGTTCATAATCCGCATTTAAAAGTTCCGCATGATCCACTTCAATAATATCTGGTGTTGGGGTTTCATCTTTCATGGTCGCTTCGCGGTCAACCGTTTTAATTGATTTCTTTTTCAAAAAGTTTTCGTAGTTGGTCGTCACGTCCATCGTATCTCCATATTCAACGACTTTCCCGTGTTGCAACCAAAAAGTTCTGTCACAAAAACGACGAATGGAGTTTACATCGTGAGAAACAAATAAAATTGTTTTACCAGAATTTTTAATTTCCGTAAATTTTTCCATACATTTTAATTGAAACTCTAAATCCCCGACAGCCAACGCTTCATCGACAATTAAAATATCGGGATCCACGTTAATAGCTACCGCAAAAGCCAAGCGGACAAACATACCACTAGAGTATGTCTTAACTGGTTGATACAAATGATCGCCGATGTCAGCAAAATCAATGACATCTTGGACACGCTCTTCCATCTCTTCTCGGGAAAAACCCAAGACCATTCCATTTAAGAAAATATTTTCATATCCTGAATATTCAGGGTTAAAACCTGAACCTAATTCAAGCAACGCTGAAATTTTCCCATTAATCACCATGGACCCGGAGGTTGGCGTTAATACTCCTGTAATAATTTTTAACATGGTTGATTTTCCAGAACCATTTTCGCCGACAAAGCCAATCATCTCGCCTTTTTTAATTTGCATCGTGACATCGTCTAACGCATAAAACAAATCGTGGTAGGATTTTTTGGTTGGACTAAGCGCTTCTTTAAACCGATCGGACGGCTTTTTATACATGTTGTATGTTTTGGTAATATGTTGGATATCGATTGCATATTCTGACATGTCGTTCTCTCCTTATAGTACATCTGAAAAATGTGGTTTTAAGCGTCTAAACACGGTTGAGCCAATTAATAGTAAAACAATAGTAACTCCCCAGAAATATAAGCTATATTGCCAATGTTCCCAGAACCATGCACCGCCTAAATAAGATTCGCGGTATCCTTGAACAATATAATATAATGGATTGATTTTTAAGATTGTCGCAATCATTCCAGTTGGTTGCCATAAAATTGGTAATGTCCACATAACTGTTTGCATAATGATATTGATAAATTGCATAATATCAGGTAAAAATGGTTGTGTTGAAGCAGTAATCCACGTAATTGCTGTTAAAAAGACTAATAAACAAGCTAAGTAGTAAATTAATTGCAAACTGTACAGACTTGGGTAATAACCGTTAGCTGTAGTAATTACAAAACCAATTAGAATGAAAAACAAGTGGGTGTACAAGTTCGATAAAATTTTAGATGTTGGTAAAATTTGTACATTAAACACGACTTTTTTAACTAAATAACTATATTCACGAAACACATTCGTGGCTGATAATAACGAATCTGAAAAGAAGAACCAAGGTACCATCCCTGTTACTAAATAGACAATGAATGGCATATTGTCGCCAGCTCTAGAACGAAGGCCTACAGAAAAGACAAACCAATACGTCAAAACAGTTACTAATGGCGTTAAAAACGCCCAGACAATTCCTAGTGCTGAACCAGCATACTTGGCCTTAAAATCATTAAATGAAAATTGTAATAACAATTTTTTGTTCTGAAAAATATTCTTGAAAATTGAAAATGTTTCTTTAAACATATACTTATTCCTTCCGTAATAAACTATTTTTATCTAAAATTTTTGGAT from Enterococcus faecalis includes the following:
- a CDS encoding ABC transporter ATP-binding protein, which codes for MSEYAIDIQHITKTYNMYKKPSDRFKEALSPTKKSYHDLFYALDDVTMQIKKGEMIGFVGENGSGKSTMLKIITGVLTPTSGSMVINGKISALLELGSGFNPEYSGYENIFLNGMVLGFSREEMEERVQDVIDFADIGDHLYQPVKTYSSGMFVRLAFAVAINVDPDILIVDEALAVGDLEFQLKCMEKFTEIKNSGKTILFVSHDVNSIRRFCDRTFWLQHGKVVEYGDTMDVTTNYENFLKKKSIKTVDREATMKDETPTPDIIEVDHAELLNADYEPLEMVTQDEKVIVKIEYTVKNDQIKKPVCGVAIRTVDNHYVCGLNTLLDGVQIPWKKGRNVFYLEYEKMSLLTGEYYFDIAFFEEHATVPLVYKTKYVTMFITGRYAGEGIVILDHKWKDTTKDEV
- a CDS encoding ABC transporter permease encodes the protein MFKETFSIFKNIFQNKKLLLQFSFNDFKAKYAGSALGIVWAFLTPLVTVLTYWFVFSVGLRSRAGDNMPFIVYLVTGMVPWFFFSDSLLSATNVFREYSYLVKKVVFNVQILPTSKILSNLYTHLFFILIGFVITTANGYYPSLYSLQLIYYLACLLVFLTAITWITASTQPFLPDIMQFINIIMQTVMWTLPILWQPTGMIATILKINPLYYIVQGYRESYLGGAWFWEHWQYSLYFWGVTIVLLLIGSTVFRRLKPHFSDVL